Proteins encoded in a region of the Elizabethkingia bruuniana genome:
- a CDS encoding GLPGLI family protein, giving the protein MNNTRKISILIGFFLFTLFYSQTDKKDSLIASFTYLVKAKLYKSTPDKIYEELFSLQVLKDRAFFISEQSMKYDSTFQSEFQKATVGGTTHIDFRGKSFPKTRFPYTVLQTNQNNQYFERAGMSLLSYKEPVINNWKLVDESKTIQSFNCRKAEVNYNGRNWTAWYTTDIPLAYGPYKFTGLPGLIIKISDQSGDYDFELVKSIPSSQLKGKMLAIEKRRYENASATTMMGLREAKKNSVNNMVGALQSMETTILPESRETVRDIQLQKQKNLNDENTIERIQ; this is encoded by the coding sequence ATGAACAACACCAGGAAAATATCAATATTAATAGGTTTCTTTTTATTTACTTTATTTTATTCTCAGACAGACAAAAAAGACAGCCTTATCGCCAGTTTCACCTATTTAGTAAAGGCTAAGCTCTATAAGTCTACTCCCGATAAGATATATGAAGAACTATTTTCTCTGCAGGTATTAAAGGATCGTGCTTTCTTTATTAGTGAGCAATCGATGAAATATGATTCTACTTTTCAGAGTGAATTTCAAAAAGCTACTGTAGGAGGCACTACACATATAGACTTCAGAGGAAAATCTTTTCCAAAGACAAGATTTCCATATACTGTATTACAAACCAATCAGAACAATCAGTATTTCGAAAGAGCCGGAATGTCATTACTCAGCTATAAAGAACCTGTAATCAACAACTGGAAACTTGTAGACGAGTCAAAAACCATACAGTCATTCAACTGCAGAAAAGCAGAAGTCAATTACAATGGAAGAAACTGGACGGCATGGTATACTACCGATATTCCGCTTGCTTATGGTCCTTATAAATTTACAGGATTACCGGGGTTAATTATTAAAATATCCGATCAGAGCGGAGACTATGATTTTGAACTTGTAAAATCCATACCAAGCAGTCAGCTGAAAGGTAAGATGCTGGCTATTGAAAAACGCAGATATGAGAATGCCAGCGCAACAACTATGATGGGCTTGCGGGAAGCAAAAAAGAACTCCGTCAATAATATGGTCGGAGCACTTCAAAGTATGGAAACAACTATATTACCCGAATCCAGAGAAACCGTAAGGGATATTCAACTGCAAAAACAAAAAAATTTAAACGACGAGAATACTATTGAAAGAATTCAATAG
- a CDS encoding DUF6304 family protein: MTERKKYNGTYTDHSGTTSVIVENDFKNLYTEIDGVKFSGSEFSDLSVDDKTKYTKQQLERFTWSKTPVYNSEIVREELCNCTFKILVPQLIIDKTTDSEFYSDLKIEYTLGNAEPNGGIEDERIAVSLTIEGKLYTGIGDLMETALDEIHSQFGESYHFKNCYGCLYGDYSVYGQSSFGTMLCFAAQKEKYKKVTNKQEYMDLPTDEATTVQEIYYCDQYEVRKSGAGYRG, translated from the coding sequence ATGACAGAACGAAAAAAATACAACGGAACATATACTGACCATTCAGGAACAACTTCTGTAATTGTTGAGAACGATTTTAAAAATTTATATACCGAAATTGACGGTGTTAAATTTTCAGGATCTGAATTTTCCGATCTGTCTGTAGATGATAAAACAAAATATACCAAGCAGCAGCTGGAAAGATTTACATGGAGTAAAACACCTGTTTACAACTCAGAAATAGTCAGAGAAGAACTTTGCAACTGTACTTTTAAAATTTTGGTTCCACAGCTAATTATAGATAAAACAACAGATTCAGAATTTTATTCAGATCTGAAAATTGAATACACACTGGGAAATGCTGAACCAAATGGCGGAATTGAAGATGAGAGAATTGCAGTCTCTTTAACCATCGAAGGAAAGCTTTATACCGGTATTGGTGATCTAATGGAAACTGCGTTGGACGAGATTCATAGTCAATTTGGAGAAAGCTATCATTTTAAAAACTGTTATGGTTGTCTGTATGGCGACTATAGCGTTTACGGACAAAGTAGCTTTGGGACAATGCTGTGTTTCGCTGCTCAAAAAGAGAAATATAAAAAAGTGACCAACAAACAGGAATACATGGACCTTCCAACTGATGAAGCCACCACCGTACAGGAAATATATTACTGTGATCAATATGAAGTAAGAAAATCCGGAGCAGGTTATCGCGGCTAA
- a CDS encoding NUDIX hydrolase yields the protein MKIIDKLAWIELKDKSILSTKSFGKDKYYLPGGKRETGETDEQALIREINEELSVTIDNKTLNYIGTFEAQAHGHEEGIVVKMTCYAAEYSGELKVSSEIEEMKWLKYSDKDKISEVDKLIFDNLKDKGLLD from the coding sequence ATGAAAATAATTGACAAACTAGCCTGGATCGAACTAAAAGACAAATCCATTTTGTCTACCAAAAGCTTCGGAAAAGACAAATATTATCTGCCTGGTGGTAAAAGAGAAACCGGAGAAACAGACGAGCAAGCGCTTATCCGCGAGATAAATGAAGAGCTGAGTGTAACGATAGACAACAAAACACTTAATTATATCGGGACTTTCGAAGCTCAGGCACATGGACATGAAGAAGGTATAGTTGTAAAAATGACTTGCTACGCTGCGGAATATTCCGGAGAACTAAAAGTAAGTTCTGAAATCGAAGAAATGAAATGGTTGAAATATTCGGACAAAGACAAGATATCTGAAGTTGACAAATTGATTTTCGATAACCTGAAAGATAAAGGTTTACTGGATTAA
- a CDS encoding nuclear transport factor 2 family protein, with amino-acid sequence MKYPVIYIFILLFSAFALGQTKQDTLAIKQAALDYIESQHSPNPARMERALHPRMVKRTFWKDKATGKDYVRETNTESMVLLAESYNKNGDKFPASPRKDIKLLDVSDGTASVKLFADEWIDYMHLVKLNGTWKIINVLWQYNDSKRQTN; translated from the coding sequence ATGAAATATCCTGTTATTTATATTTTTATCCTGCTCTTTTCAGCATTTGCTTTGGGACAGACAAAACAAGATACACTGGCGATAAAGCAGGCGGCTCTTGATTATATAGAATCACAGCATTCACCAAATCCTGCCAGAATGGAGCGTGCCTTACATCCCAGAATGGTAAAGCGTACTTTCTGGAAAGACAAAGCTACAGGCAAAGATTATGTTCGGGAAACCAATACAGAATCTATGGTATTGCTTGCTGAGAGCTATAACAAAAACGGAGATAAATTTCCGGCTTCTCCACGAAAAGATATAAAACTACTCGATGTTTCTGACGGAACAGCTTCTGTTAAGCTCTTTGCAGATGAATGGATAGATTATATGCATCTCGTTAAACTCAATGGCACATGGAAGATCATCAATGTTCTGTGGCAATACAATGATTCCAAACGTCAAACCAATTAA
- a CDS encoding 5-carboxymethyl-2-hydroxymuconate Delta-isomerase, translating into MPNFIIDCSQDIIQQAAPDDIMNAVYETAEATGLFAANDIKVRIQPFQYYKLAESKKNFIHIFGYIMEGRTTEQKADLSKQIITKLAVLLPDISFLSISINDFETATYCNKSLINPENTNHNRHFEL; encoded by the coding sequence ATGCCCAACTTTATTATAGATTGCTCACAGGATATTATTCAGCAGGCAGCGCCTGACGATATTATGAACGCTGTTTACGAAACCGCTGAAGCAACTGGATTATTTGCAGCCAATGACATAAAAGTAAGAATACAGCCTTTCCAGTATTACAAACTGGCTGAAAGCAAGAAAAACTTTATCCACATTTTCGGCTATATAATGGAAGGACGGACTACGGAACAAAAAGCCGATCTTTCAAAACAGATTATTACAAAACTTGCAGTCTTACTTCCCGATATTTCATTTTTATCCATCAGTATCAACGATTTCGAAACAGCTACCTATTGCAACAAATCATTGATTAATCCGGAGAATACAAATCATAACAGGCATTTTGAACTATAA